The following DNA comes from Natronospira bacteriovora.
TGTTGAGGCCGGCCCGACTCCCGGAGGCGGTGTAATCCAGCGGGGCCCGCGAGACGCTGCCACTGCCCTTGCGGTGGTTATGGAAAAGACGGCTGCGGCCCCGCCATTCTCCCGCCAGCGGGTAGCGCAGTTCCACGCCGTCGGTCCAGGAGACACCCAGGTTCGAGCTGTCCTTCCGATCCAGGGCCTTGCCGGGAACGATGGGAATGCCGGCGCTCATCTGGAAGCGGCCCACGATCATGCCCCACTCGCTGCCCGGTGCCGACCAGCGCAGCTGCAGCTCATCCACGGTGGTGTCGCCGGTGGCGATGCCGCTGCGGGTGGGGGCCCGGCCCCTCAGGTAGACATCACCGCCACTCACCTCGGAACTGTAACTGCCCGCCGCGCGCAGACGAAAGGCCCAGTTGGGGGCCAGCGGACCCTGAAAGCCGGCTCTCAGTCGTGCGCGCCAGGCGTCGCTGTCGGAACGCTCACCGCCTGTGTCCCGGCTCTCACTGGCGTAATAGCCGCCACGCAGATCACCCAGGGGTTCCCATTGCGCTGGCAGCTCTTGTGTCAGCCCGATAACGGGCAGCACAAGCAAGGCGAGGAGGGCGGGGGCGGCCCGGCTTGTCGGGCGTCGGTAAGGTCGCATTCTGTTAGGATACCCCCAGTCGATCGGCCTGGCATGCTTTTCATCGCCCTGAGCCATTCCCTGAGTCAATTTCGGAATCTGGACGGAGTTCATCGTGAAGCTGCAGCTGTGTTCCTGGCAGGAAGTGGAAAGTTATCTCGAGCGCCATCGGGGCATCATCGTGCCCATCGGTTCCACCGAGCAGCACGGTCCCAACGGTCTGGTGGGTACCGATGCCCTGTGTCCGGAAGTCATCGCCCACGGCGCCGGGGAACGGGAAGGCATCATGGTAGCCCCGACCCTGAGTATCGGCATGGCCCAGCATCACCTGTCGTTCCCGGGTTCCATGACGCTTCGGCCCCGCACGCTCATTGCCGTGGTCTACGATGTGGTCCAGTCATTGACCCGTCACGGCTTCAGCCACATCTATTTCCTCAACGGCCATGGTGGCAACATCAATACGGTGCAGGCCGCCTTTGCCGAATACTATGCCGACTACAGTCTCCACAATGCGCCGGATTGCGAAGCCCCCGGTCATCTCAAGCTGGGCAACTGGTTCGCGGGGCAGCGGGTGAAGGCCCTGTCGGCAGAGCTGTTCGGCGACCGCGAAGGCTCCCACGCCACCTGCTCGGAAGTGTCGTTGACCTATTACGCCTACCCCGAGGCCATCAAGCAGGTGAAGATGAGCCCGGAAATCGCTCCCAACGGCTCCTTCCGCGACGCGGTGGATTTCCGTCGTCGTTTCCCCGATGGGCGCATGGGTTCCGATCCTTCCCTGGCCACGCCGGAAAAGGGCAAGCAGCTCTTTGAGGCCGGCATTGAGGATCTGCTCGAGGACTACCAGGCCTTCCTGGCCGCCTGAGTCGACGCCCGCATGCAGCACGTGGATGTCATCGTCATCGGTGCCGGTGCCGCCGGCCTGATGTGCGCCCTGACCGCCGGCCAGAGGGGCCGGCGGGTGCTGGTGCTGGATCATGCCAACAAGGTGGGCAAGAAGATCCTCATGTCCGGCGGGGGGCGCTGCAACTTCACCAACATGTATTCCACGCCGGCGAATTTCCTCTCCCGCAATCCTCATTTCTGCAAATCAGCCCTGAGCCGCTATACCCCCTGGGATTTCATTGCCCTGGTGGAATCACACGGCATTCCCTATCACGAGAAGAAGCTGGGCCAGCTGTTCTGCGACAACAAGTCCCGCGACATCGTGCAGCTGCTGCTGGATGAATGCGCGGCGGCCGGGGTGGAAATTCGTACCCACACAAGCATCAGCGCCGTCGAGTACCGTGATCGCTTTGAGGTGAGTGCCGCCGGGCAGGGCTGGCGGGCCGAGTCCCTGGTGGTGGCCAGTGGTGGCCTGTCGATTCCGAAGATGGGCGCGAGCGGTTTTGGTTATGAGCTGGCGCGGCAGTTTGGCCTCAAGGTATTGCCGACCCGGGCCGGGCTGGTGCCCTTTACCCTCGATGAGCGCAAGCTCCGGGACCTGGCCAATCTCGCCGGTATCTCCGTGGATGTCCAGGCCAGTGCCGGCGAAGGGCATTTTCGGGAAAACCTGCTGTTCACGCACCGGGGGTTGAGCGGGCCGGCCGTGTTGCAGGTGTCGTCCTACTGGCAGCCGGGTGAGCCGGTAAGCTTCGATCTCTTTCCGGAACGAGATCTGTCCGCCTGGCTCAAGCAACTGCGCCGGGAACGGCCGCGCATTCAGCTCAAGCCCCTGTTGGCGGAAGCCTTCAGTCGCCGAATGGCCGAATTATGGTGTGATCGTTACCTCGGCAATCCCATCCTGGCTGACCTGTCGAACCAGGCCATCGAGGGCATCGTCAGCCAATGCCAGCCCTGGCGCATCACGCCCTCGGGTACGGAAGGTTATCGCACGGCGGAGGTGACTCTGGGCGGCGTGGACACGGATGAACTCTCGTCACAGACCATGGAAGCCCGCCGGGTGAAAGGCCTGTACTTCATCGGTGAAGTGGTGGATGTGACCGGCCATCTGGGCGGGCACAACTTCCAGTGGGCCTGGGCTTCCGGGCGAGCGGCGGGGGAGGTCGTCTAGGTGTTTTCTCAGCTCGGCAAGTCGGCCAGGGTCAATTCCTCACCACCGATACCGTGTTGCCCCGGCTCCACCACCCGTCGTATCTGCCAGTCCTGACCGGGGCGGTTGCGTACGGCAACGGCCAGATCCACCAGCTTGCGTTGCTCCAAGCGGTGTCCATGGGCATCACGCAGCATCAGAACCTGTGGCAGCAGGCGCTCACTGCGACCGGGTGAGATCACCAGTGCCAGGCTGCCGTTACCCAGCTCCACCACGCTACCCACCGGGAAAATCCCCACGCAGCGAATGAAATCCTCCATCAGTTCCCGGCCGAAGGTCTGACCGGCACCCTTGCGCATGAGACGCAGCACTTCATCCGCTGCCATGGCCTGGTGATAACAGCGCTCGCTGGTCATGGCGTCATACACGTCGGCAATGGCCACCGTCAGTACCGGGACATCCAGCTCGCCGAGCGGGAATTGCTCGGGGTAGCCGGCACCATTCACCCGCCGATGGTGGCCGCGGATGATCTGCAGAGCCACATCGGGAATATCCCCGCCGGCCTCCTGCATCATGCGGTAACCATCTTCCGGATGGCGCTGCATGATCTGCCATTCCTCGGGGCTGAGACGTCCGGGCTTGTTGAGGATGTGCTCCGGTGTCTTTGACTTGCCAATATCATGCAGCAGGGCGCCGATGCCGATGGTTTCAAGGTCCGTTCTCGAGTAACCCAGGTGGCGGCAGAAAGCCACGGTCAGTACGCAGACATTGAGGCAATGCAGCGAGGTGTACTCGTCCTTGTTCTTCATCTGCGTCAGCCATATGGCCACATCCGGGTAGTCGGTGATGGCATCGACCATCTGGCTGACAAAGCCCCTGGCTTCTTCCGTGTCCACGGTATGTCCCAGGCGCAGATCCCGGAACAGTGTCTTCAGGTAACCATGGGTGCGTTGACGGGTGTCATGACCTGTCTGTACGGCGGACAGAATGCGTTTCGGATCCAGTTGAACGACTCGGGATGTACGTGGCGAAGCGCTGTCGACCCCGGGACGGCTGGATGCCACCACCCTCTCATGCCCCGACGTCGATGAATGACTGCCGGTATGGTCACTCACGGTGGACAGGGCCTCATCCACCAGTACATGCCGGCAGAGGGAGCGGATGGTTGTCAGGTCTTCCTGCCGTTCCAGCAGGAAGCCCTGGAACAGGAAGGGGCTGTCCAGCCAGGGGCGGTCCAGCTCCGCGACATACATGCCGAGGCGCAGATCCTCGACGGCTACCTGAATCCGTTTCATTGAATGATCGTCTCCCTGATCCCGCTTCGCCTGGACTTATTCGAAATACCCAATTGGCACGATATGCGCTTTCACTCTAGTACGCTTACCAGCGCCTCCAGGCCGATGCGATCCTCCTCCCCGAAACGCGCCGGAACCGGTGCGTCGATGTCCAGGACACCGACAATCTCGCCAGCCATTCGAACCGGCACCACAATCTCCGAGCGACTGTCAGCGTCGCAGGCAATATGCCCCGGGAAGGCATCCACATCATCCACCCTTAGCGTGCGACCTTCCTTCACCGCCGTCCCGCAGACCCCTTCGCCGATGGCGATGCGCACACAGGCCGGCTTGCCCTGGAAGGGCCCGACCACCAGCTCGCCTTCCTTCAGGAAATAGAAGCCGGCCCAGTTGATTTCCGGGAGGCTCTGGAAAACCAGGGCCGACAGATTGGCACAGTTGGCGATCAGATCCCGTTCGCCGTGAACCAGACCCCGGGCGGCCAGCAGCAAGTCCTCATAGAAGACGGTCTTGTCAGCGTAGTTGAGTTCGGGCAGTGAAAGCATGCGATCTCCGTGACGGTGGCTCAGTGGCGGCTCAATGCCTGGCCCAGACGAAGGGCGGCCCCGGGGAAGAGCTGTTCCCGGAAAGCGGGTGCCGATTTCGGCATCAACAGTATGACGGTGCTGCCCATGTTGAAGCGGCCCATCTCGTCTCCCCGCCCCAGCGTCCGCCTCGCTGCCGCGGGCAGTGGCAGTCGTCGGGGTGACAGGCGAGTGGGGGGCGTGATCTCACCCGTCCACACGGTCTCGATGGAGCCGACCAGCAGGGCCCCCACCAGCACCATGGCCATCGGACCATGCGCCGTATCGAAGCAGGCGGCCACGCGTTCATTGCGTGCAAAGAGGCGTGGAATTACCCGGGTGGTGCGTGGATTGACCGAGAACAGGCGGCCGGGCAGATGCACCAGATCGGTGAGCGTCCCGTCCACGGGCATGTGAATACGGTGATAGTTGTGCGGGGCCAGGTAGATGGTGGCGAACTGTCCGTCCAGGAAGGGCTGTGCCCGCTGCTCATTACCCAGCAATTCCTCGAGGCCGTAATCACGCCCCTTGGCCTGAAAGAGCCGATCGCCCGAGATTGAGCCCAGTTGACTGATGCGGCCATCCACCGGCGAGACCAGGGCGGCGTCATCCAGCGGCCGAGCCCCCGATTTGAGGGCCCGCGTGAAGAAGGCATTGAAACTGTCGTAATGGGACAGATCGCTGTGTTCGGCTTCGTCCAGGTTCACTTCGAAGTGATCCAGGAAACGCTGCATGATGGCATCCCGCAGCCATGGACGACGAGAGCGTGTGGCCCGGTGAATGAC
Coding sequences within:
- a CDS encoding creatininase family protein, whose protein sequence is MKLQLCSWQEVESYLERHRGIIVPIGSTEQHGPNGLVGTDALCPEVIAHGAGEREGIMVAPTLSIGMAQHHLSFPGSMTLRPRTLIAVVYDVVQSLTRHGFSHIYFLNGHGGNINTVQAAFAEYYADYSLHNAPDCEAPGHLKLGNWFAGQRVKALSAELFGDREGSHATCSEVSLTYYAYPEAIKQVKMSPEIAPNGSFRDAVDFRRRFPDGRMGSDPSLATPEKGKQLFEAGIEDLLEDYQAFLAA
- a CDS encoding BaiN/RdsA family NAD(P)/FAD-dependent oxidoreductase, coding for MQHVDVIVIGAGAAGLMCALTAGQRGRRVLVLDHANKVGKKILMSGGGRCNFTNMYSTPANFLSRNPHFCKSALSRYTPWDFIALVESHGIPYHEKKLGQLFCDNKSRDIVQLLLDECAAAGVEIRTHTSISAVEYRDRFEVSAAGQGWRAESLVVASGGLSIPKMGASGFGYELARQFGLKVLPTRAGLVPFTLDERKLRDLANLAGISVDVQASAGEGHFRENLLFTHRGLSGPAVLQVSSYWQPGEPVSFDLFPERDLSAWLKQLRRERPRIQLKPLLAEAFSRRMAELWCDRYLGNPILADLSNQAIEGIVSQCQPWRITPSGTEGYRTAEVTLGGVDTDELSSQTMEARRVKGLYFIGEVVDVTGHLGGHNFQWAWASGRAAGEVV
- a CDS encoding HD-GYP domain-containing protein encodes the protein MKRIQVAVEDLRLGMYVAELDRPWLDSPFLFQGFLLERQEDLTTIRSLCRHVLVDEALSTVSDHTGSHSSTSGHERVVASSRPGVDSASPRTSRVVQLDPKRILSAVQTGHDTRQRTHGYLKTLFRDLRLGHTVDTEEARGFVSQMVDAITDYPDVAIWLTQMKNKDEYTSLHCLNVCVLTVAFCRHLGYSRTDLETIGIGALLHDIGKSKTPEHILNKPGRLSPEEWQIMQRHPEDGYRMMQEAGGDIPDVALQIIRGHHRRVNGAGYPEQFPLGELDVPVLTVAIADVYDAMTSERCYHQAMAADEVLRLMRKGAGQTFGRELMEDFIRCVGIFPVGSVVELGNGSLALVISPGRSERLLPQVLMLRDAHGHRLEQRKLVDLAVAVRNRPGQDWQIRRVVEPGQHGIGGEELTLADLPS
- a CDS encoding GAF domain-containing protein, coding for MLSLPELNYADKTVFYEDLLLAARGLVHGERDLIANCANLSALVFQSLPEINWAGFYFLKEGELVVGPFQGKPACVRIAIGEGVCGTAVKEGRTLRVDDVDAFPGHIACDADSRSEIVVPVRMAGEIVGVLDIDAPVPARFGEEDRIGLEALVSVLE
- the asd gene encoding archaetidylserine decarboxylase (Phosphatidylserine decarboxylase is synthesized as a single chain precursor. Generation of the pyruvoyl active site from a Ser is coupled to cleavage of a Gly-Ser bond between the larger (beta) and smaller (alpha chains). It is an integral membrane protein.), whose translation is MTAALPPSPGDYAAAWPQYLLPQHLLSRVIHRATRSRRPWLRDAIMQRFLDHFEVNLDEAEHSDLSHYDSFNAFFTRALKSGARPLDDAALVSPVDGRISQLGSISGDRLFQAKGRDYGLEELLGNEQRAQPFLDGQFATIYLAPHNYHRIHMPVDGTLTDLVHLPGRLFSVNPRTTRVIPRLFARNERVAACFDTAHGPMAMVLVGALLVGSIETVWTGEITPPTRLSPRRLPLPAAARRTLGRGDEMGRFNMGSTVILLMPKSAPAFREQLFPGAALRLGQALSRH